The Streptomyces aurantiacus genome includes a region encoding these proteins:
- a CDS encoding DUF4240 domain-containing protein: MNKEQFWQLIEAARNQVSNLNDGEVVARRAASQLATHPAEEIVAAQQVLWDLMADSYTNPLWAAAYVINGGCSDDGFDYFRGWLIAQGREVFERIVADPDALSEVPIVRAAAADGVDLDCEETLSIVWNAHVMATGKQLPDDAFTIRYPELDTTWDFDFDDRGEMTRHLPRLAALYLE, encoded by the coding sequence ATGAACAAAGAGCAGTTCTGGCAGCTCATCGAGGCAGCCCGCAACCAGGTGTCCAACCTGAACGACGGAGAAGTCGTCGCCCGCCGGGCAGCCTCGCAACTGGCCACGCACCCGGCCGAGGAGATCGTCGCCGCTCAGCAGGTGTTGTGGGACCTGATGGCCGACTCCTATACGAATCCTCTGTGGGCTGCTGCCTACGTGATCAACGGCGGATGCTCCGACGACGGCTTCGACTACTTCCGCGGCTGGCTGATCGCTCAGGGACGCGAGGTCTTCGAGCGCATAGTTGCCGACCCCGATGCCCTGTCAGAAGTGCCCATCGTGCGAGCTGCAGCGGCCGACGGAGTTGATCTCGATTGTGAGGAGACGCTGAGCATCGTCTGGAACGCACACGTCATGGCGACCGGCAAGCAACTCCCGGACGACGCATTCACCATCCGATACCCGGAGCTGGACACCACCTGGGACTTCGACTTCGACGACCGAGGCGAAATGACTCGCCACCTGCCACGCTTGGCAGCTCTCTACCTGGAGTAA
- a CDS encoding DUF418 domain-containing protein, whose product MTQRADSPPTDAPSPEHERGVPTPGAPGVGRLVGLDLARGLAVFGMYAVHVGPAPGQDGVIGFLMELAQGRSSALFAVLAGFAVALITGRRTPKTGLAGRQAVAKVIIRAGILIALGTALTMTGTPVVPILAFYGLFFLLVLPLYRLGAKPLALIAVGWALVGPQLLYALKPVVGGRVFLSYGQADGPVSLFFTGGYPALTWVPFVIAGMAVARCDLAATAVRIRLALTGVALAVTGYGGSWLAVRLVPGAAEAVRKAEQGSGMSSMASVSPDSIGIFGDTPAGMLAAAPHSEATLSIVAATGVAILVITACLAAMDAFPRLRRLAGPVIAVGSMSLTAYVYHIIAIWLLNTDGQSASPLYILLGFIASVTVLATIWSRFFQRGPLEWLMGRATEIARRIQ is encoded by the coding sequence ATGACACAGCGCGCAGACTCCCCGCCGACCGACGCACCATCCCCTGAACACGAGCGCGGTGTGCCCACGCCGGGCGCGCCCGGCGTGGGCCGGCTGGTTGGGCTGGACCTGGCCAGGGGCCTGGCCGTCTTCGGCATGTATGCGGTCCATGTGGGTCCCGCCCCGGGCCAGGACGGTGTCATCGGCTTCCTGATGGAGCTGGCGCAGGGCCGCTCCTCCGCCCTGTTCGCCGTCCTGGCCGGCTTCGCGGTCGCCCTCATCACCGGGCGCCGCACACCCAAGACCGGCCTGGCCGGCCGCCAGGCCGTCGCCAAGGTGATCATCCGGGCCGGGATCCTGATTGCCCTGGGCACCGCCCTGACCATGACCGGCACCCCGGTCGTGCCGATCCTCGCCTTCTACGGCCTGTTCTTCCTGCTCGTGCTGCCGCTGTACCGGCTGGGCGCCAAGCCGCTGGCGCTGATCGCGGTGGGCTGGGCCCTGGTGGGCCCGCAGCTGCTGTACGCGCTGAAGCCGGTGGTCGGCGGCCGCGTATTCCTCTCCTACGGCCAGGCCGACGGCCCCGTCTCGCTGTTCTTCACCGGCGGCTATCCGGCCCTGACCTGGGTCCCGTTCGTCATCGCCGGTATGGCTGTCGCCCGCTGCGACCTGGCCGCCACCGCCGTACGCATACGCCTCGCCCTCACCGGTGTCGCCCTCGCCGTCACCGGCTACGGCGGCTCCTGGCTGGCGGTGCGTCTTGTACCCGGTGCCGCCGAAGCCGTCCGGAAAGCCGAACAAGGATCGGGCATGTCATCCATGGCGTCTGTATCGCCCGACAGCATCGGCATCTTCGGCGACACCCCCGCCGGGATGCTGGCCGCCGCCCCGCACAGCGAGGCGACCCTGTCCATCGTGGCCGCCACCGGCGTGGCGATCCTCGTGATCACCGCGTGCCTGGCCGCCATGGACGCCTTCCCCCGGCTGCGCCGCCTGGCGGGGCCCGTCATCGCGGTCGGCTCGATGTCACTGACGGCGTACGTCTACCACATCATCGCCATCTGGCTCCTGAACACCGACGGCCAGAGCGCCTCGCCCCTGTACATCCTGCTCGGCTTCATCGCGTCCGTCACCGTCCTCGCCACCATCTGGTCCCGCTTCTTCCAACGAGGGCCGCTCGAATGGCTGATGGGCAGGGCGACCGAGATCGCCCGTCGTATTCAATGA
- a CDS encoding Pycsar system effector family protein — protein sequence MKPGERRTELVVCRFQGGQTTGFVVLPVPEFTNPRVTARADGESSLLCAFTGAVPAGPTSLADHQLPAATQAFGAANVLVLATASVLLLLVMRPQLARWRLASFPYLAYLAEAEIRERMLGDSRAARVRVLSQIALGKYCRLRRAGDLILAALALLLLAAIGALV from the coding sequence CTGAAGCCGGGGGAAAGGAGGACGGAGCTTGTAGTTTGCCGCTTCCAAGGTGGGCAGACGACCGGGTTCGTCGTCCTGCCAGTCCCGGAATTTACGAACCCGCGCGTTACCGCCCGCGCCGACGGCGAGTCCAGCCTGCTGTGCGCGTTCACCGGCGCCGTCCCCGCCGGGCCCACCTCCCTCGCCGACCACCAACTGCCCGCCGCCACGCAAGCCTTCGGCGCAGCTAACGTTCTCGTCCTGGCCACCGCTTCCGTGCTGCTTCTCCTGGTCATGCGGCCCCAGCTTGCGCGATGGCGACTGGCCTCGTTTCCGTACTTGGCATACCTGGCGGAAGCCGAGATCCGTGAGCGCATGCTCGGCGACAGCAGGGCAGCCCGCGTTCGGGTCCTGTCCCAGATCGCCCTCGGCAAGTACTGCCGTCTCCGGCGTGCGGGCGACCTGATCCTGGCAGCCCTGGCTCTGCTCCTCCTGGCCGCGATCGGCGCCCTGGTCTGA